The sequence CTCCAGGACCTGACCGCGGTCGCCGTGCTGGTCAGCCTGGCCGTCTTCGCCGTCATCCGCATCCGCCAGTCGCCCGCCCGCCAGGACCGGGCCTCGCGGTTCTACGGGTCCCACACCGGCCAGGCCTGGGTCATCCTCGGCATGATCGCCCTGGTGATCGTCACCCTGCTGCTGTACCGGGGGGCCAGGGTGGCCCGCGGGACCTTCCCGTACGACGGCTGGGCGTTCGCGTCCACGGCCGTCGGGCGGGCCCTCGACGGCCTCGCCCCGTCGACCCTGCGGCTGCTCGACGAGGGCTTCCTGCTGGCCCACCTGGCGGTCGTGCTCGGCTTCCTGGTGCTGGTCATGTACTCCAAGCACCTGCACATCTTCACCGCCCCGTTCAACGTCGCCTTCTCGCGGCGCCCCAAGGCCCTGGGGCCGCTGGCCACCCCCCGGATCGACCCCGAGGAGATGACCGAGGAGGACGTCTTCGGCGCCGGCAAGGTCGAGGACCTGAACTTCAAGCAGCTGCTCGACATGGCCACCTGCACCGAGTGCGGCCGCTGCCAGGACCAGTGCCCGGCCTGGAACACGGGCAAGCCGCTGTCGCCCAAGATGGT is a genomic window of Actinomycetota bacterium containing:
- a CDS encoding (Fe-S)-binding protein, producing the protein MKLAIGAVLTFFAVALAGQRAERIARLIASGRPAPDRFEGAWTRLRAELVEVFGQRKLLQRPIPGLAHFFTFWGFVILLTTIVEAYGELFSETFALPLVGHSPLLGFLQDLTAVAVLVSLAVFAVIRIRQSPARQDRASRFYGSHTGQAWVILGMIALVIVTLLLYRGARVARGTFPYDGWAFASTAVGRALDGLAPSTLRLLDEGFLLAHLAVVLGFLVLVMYSKHLHIFTAPFNVAFSRRPKALGPLATPRIDPEEMTEEDVFGAGKVEDLNFKQLLDMATCTECGRCQDQCPAWNTGKPLSPKMVITDLRDHLFEKAPFLLGEADPEHPDGHDPAVVGKDLV